The following are encoded in a window of Qipengyuania soli genomic DNA:
- a CDS encoding ROK family protein codes for MSNNWPLYGAIEAGGTKFVLGTGTSPINLTARHTIPTRTPGETLPEAAAWFHNQGRLSAIGIATFGPAVVDPKDGRWGRITNTPKPGWADCDLAGFFGREFGVPIGFDTDVNGAALAESRFGAGEDANSLAYVTVGTGIGGGLVLDGKAVHGAAHPEMGHIFPRRHESDAAFEGVCPTHGDCLEGLASGPAIMRRWGKSLSELPEDHAAHAVIAHYLAHLCHTIFAMSSAEVIVLGGGVMNTPGLLDRIRATERELDRGYLPAAAIHRIVKPSLGDDAGIIGALCLAMEADKGR; via the coding sequence ATGAGCAACAACTGGCCCCTATATGGCGCGATCGAGGCCGGTGGCACGAAGTTCGTCCTGGGCACGGGCACCTCGCCGATCAATCTAACCGCAAGGCACACGATACCGACCCGAACGCCCGGCGAAACGCTTCCCGAAGCTGCAGCGTGGTTCCACAACCAGGGCAGACTTTCGGCAATCGGAATTGCGACTTTCGGTCCTGCCGTAGTCGATCCGAAAGACGGACGGTGGGGCAGGATCACCAACACCCCCAAGCCCGGCTGGGCCGATTGCGACCTTGCAGGGTTCTTCGGCCGTGAATTCGGCGTTCCGATCGGTTTCGACACCGACGTCAATGGAGCGGCGCTGGCAGAGAGCCGGTTCGGTGCCGGCGAAGACGCCAATTCGCTTGCCTATGTGACCGTCGGCACGGGGATCGGCGGGGGCCTCGTTCTCGATGGCAAAGCGGTCCATGGCGCAGCACACCCCGAAATGGGCCACATTTTCCCGCGCCGGCACGAAAGCGACGCGGCATTTGAAGGCGTTTGTCCCACACATGGCGACTGCCTCGAGGGCCTCGCTTCGGGACCAGCCATCATGAGGCGCTGGGGGAAATCTCTCTCCGAGCTCCCCGAAGATCACGCGGCACATGCGGTCATAGCGCACTATCTCGCTCACCTCTGTCACACGATCTTCGCGATGTCTTCGGCAGAGGTCATCGTGTTGGGAGGGGGCGTCATGAACACGCCAGGACTGCTCGATCGCATAAGGGCCACGGAAAGGGAGTTGGATCGCGGCTACCTTCCCGCCGCCGCCATTCACAGAATAGTCAAACCGTCGCTTGGCGATGATGCCGGCATTATCGGAGCGCTTTGCCTGGCAATGGAGGCAGATAAGGGTCGGTAA
- the argH gene encoding argininosuccinate lyase, which yields MWGGRFAEGPSAIMREINASIPFDKALWRQDIAASKAHVAMLGAQGIVSAEDATTISAGLDTVAAEYERDGVPENWDLEDIHMTTESRLAELIGPVAGRLHTARSRNDQVATDFRLWVRDAMDQADAGLEALQRALVMRAGEHADSIMPGFTHLQTAQPVTLGHHLMAYYEMIARDRSRFADARRRMNESPLGSAALAGTGFPIDRDATAAALGFDRPTRNSLDAVSDRDFALDYLMAASACALHLSRLAEEFIIWASQPFGFVKLPDTLSTGSSIMPQKKNPDAAELVRGHAGRVIGCATALMITMKGLPLAYSKDMQDDKPPVFEAAGLLALSIAAMTGMVADTTFVTSRMRHAAELGYATATDLADWLVREADIPFREAHHITGAAVKRAEADGVALDQLPLDVLKAIDARIDERVYKALSVDASVASRSSYGGTAPVQVEARVAEARKALGMDD from the coding sequence ATGTGGGGCGGCAGGTTCGCCGAGGGACCTAGCGCGATCATGCGCGAAATCAACGCCTCGATCCCTTTCGACAAGGCGCTCTGGCGTCAGGATATCGCTGCATCCAAGGCGCATGTGGCAATGCTCGGCGCACAAGGCATCGTCAGTGCCGAGGACGCGACAACCATTTCCGCCGGTCTGGACACAGTCGCCGCAGAGTATGAGCGCGACGGGGTACCCGAGAACTGGGACCTTGAAGATATCCATATGACGACCGAGAGCCGGCTTGCCGAACTTATCGGCCCGGTGGCAGGACGTCTCCACACGGCGCGCAGTCGCAACGACCAGGTCGCCACCGATTTCCGCCTGTGGGTGCGCGACGCAATGGACCAGGCCGATGCCGGGCTGGAGGCCTTGCAGCGCGCGCTCGTGATGCGCGCTGGAGAGCACGCCGACAGCATCATGCCCGGCTTCACCCATTTGCAGACTGCGCAGCCCGTGACCCTCGGTCACCACCTGATGGCCTATTACGAGATGATTGCACGTGACCGCAGCCGCTTCGCCGATGCGCGGCGGCGCATGAACGAGAGCCCGCTGGGAAGCGCAGCGCTGGCCGGAACGGGCTTTCCCATCGACCGCGATGCTACGGCCGCAGCGCTCGGCTTCGACAGGCCCACGCGCAACAGCCTCGACGCAGTGTCCGACCGCGATTTCGCGCTCGACTACCTGATGGCAGCAAGCGCCTGCGCGCTGCATCTCAGCCGCCTGGCGGAGGAGTTCATCATCTGGGCCAGCCAGCCCTTCGGCTTCGTCAAACTGCCCGACACCTTGTCGACCGGCAGCTCGATCATGCCGCAGAAGAAGAACCCCGACGCCGCCGAGCTGGTGCGCGGCCACGCGGGACGCGTCATCGGCTGCGCGACCGCACTGATGATCACGATGAAAGGCCTTCCCCTCGCCTATTCGAAGGATATGCAGGACGACAAGCCGCCGGTTTTCGAGGCAGCGGGCCTGCTCGCGCTCAGCATTGCCGCGATGACCGGCATGGTGGCCGACACGACTTTCGTGACGTCGCGCATGCGGCACGCCGCCGAACTCGGATATGCGACTGCGACCGATCTGGCCGACTGGCTGGTACGCGAGGCGGATATTCCTTTCCGCGAGGCGCATCACATCACAGGGGCAGCAGTGAAACGCGCCGAGGCCGATGGCGTCGCGCTCGATCAATTACCCCTCGATGTGCTGAAGGCAATCGACGCGCGGATCGACGAACGAGTGTACAAGGCACTCTCGGTCGATGCTTCGGTCGCATCGCGATCCTCATATGGCGGGACCGCACCCGTTCAGGTAGAAGCGCGTGTGGCTGAAGCCCGCAAGGCTCTGGGAATGGACGACTGA
- a CDS encoding heavy metal translocating P-type ATPase has translation MSVHATIEGTAPHLVDTRFTVPGIRCAGCIATIERGLAKVEGVDSVRVNFSAKRVAVRHVDSLSDDALIGALEDLGYEAQPVAANPLATDDAEAKSLLRALAVAGFGMMNIMLLSVSVWSGAGGVTRELFHWLSALIALPVIAYSGRPFFSSALMALRHRRTNMDVPISIGVILASGLSLYETVIGGEDAYFDGAVMLLFFLLAGRALDASMRNRTRAGIGALLSRMGKRAHILGADGSTRVLDADDLEPGMLMQVAVGEALAADGIIEKGDTAIDNAMLTGESAPQPAATGDVVHAGAINLGNPVDVRITAVASDTVLAEIARLMDEAGQSRSQYVRIADRASRLYAPAVHSLALLAFIGWMVAGAGWHFSLTVAIAVLIITCPCAMGLAVPAAQVVASGALAKKGLLVKDGSALERLAEVDTALFDKTGTLTLGEPVPNITALSDEQKAIAMGLAQASRHPLSLGLSRALAAEGVVPAEIESVVEESGSGVTGRIGGRKVALARSFVATEGPSTALQIDGASTTIAFTDQLRPDAREALAQLSLMGVESRVISGDRSSAVDALAAKLGIAGQGEIRPEGKLALLEELRSRGLHPLMVGDGINDGPALAAAHASIAPGTASDVSQQAADAVFLGRGLMPVAHAVRVARRTMSIVRQNFGFAIGYNILAVPLALLGMVTPLIAAIAMSLSSLVVVGNSLRLAKEGR, from the coding sequence GAGCGACGATGCCCTCATCGGCGCGCTGGAAGATTTGGGTTACGAGGCCCAGCCGGTTGCCGCAAATCCCCTGGCCACGGACGACGCGGAAGCAAAGTCGCTCCTGCGCGCACTAGCAGTTGCCGGCTTCGGGATGATGAACATCATGCTGCTCTCGGTCAGCGTCTGGTCGGGTGCGGGTGGAGTGACGCGCGAGCTCTTCCACTGGCTTTCGGCGCTGATCGCGCTGCCCGTGATAGCCTATTCCGGGCGCCCCTTCTTCTCGAGTGCGCTCATGGCCTTGCGTCATCGCCGCACCAATATGGACGTTCCGATTTCCATCGGAGTGATCCTCGCATCCGGGCTCAGCCTTTACGAGACCGTCATCGGCGGTGAAGACGCCTATTTCGACGGCGCGGTCATGCTGCTGTTCTTCCTCCTTGCAGGACGTGCGCTCGATGCATCGATGCGCAATCGCACGCGGGCGGGGATCGGCGCCCTGCTGTCACGCATGGGCAAGCGCGCGCACATCCTCGGCGCGGACGGTTCGACGAGGGTACTCGACGCCGACGACCTCGAGCCCGGGATGCTGATGCAGGTCGCAGTCGGCGAGGCTCTCGCAGCCGACGGCATCATCGAGAAGGGCGATACGGCGATCGACAATGCCATGCTGACGGGCGAAAGTGCGCCGCAGCCCGCCGCGACGGGAGACGTGGTGCACGCTGGTGCCATCAATCTCGGCAATCCGGTTGACGTCCGCATCACCGCAGTCGCTTCCGACACCGTTCTTGCCGAGATCGCCCGCCTGATGGACGAAGCGGGCCAGTCGCGCAGCCAGTACGTCCGCATCGCCGACCGCGCGTCGCGGCTGTATGCTCCCGCCGTCCATTCGCTCGCACTGCTCGCATTCATCGGCTGGATGGTGGCGGGCGCAGGCTGGCATTTCTCTCTGACAGTCGCGATCGCGGTGCTCATCATCACCTGTCCCTGCGCCATGGGCCTTGCAGTGCCGGCCGCGCAGGTTGTCGCGTCGGGCGCGCTCGCCAAGAAGGGCCTGCTGGTCAAGGACGGGAGCGCGCTAGAGCGGCTGGCCGAGGTCGATACGGCACTATTCGACAAGACCGGCACCTTGACCCTCGGGGAGCCTGTGCCCAACATCACCGCGCTGAGCGACGAACAGAAAGCGATAGCCATGGGCCTCGCACAGGCAAGTCGCCACCCGCTGAGCCTAGGCCTGTCCCGTGCCCTCGCGGCGGAAGGGGTTGTCCCCGCGGAGATCGAGTCGGTCGTCGAAGAGAGCGGTTCAGGGGTCACCGGCCGGATCGGCGGAAGAAAAGTCGCTCTTGCGCGCTCGTTCGTCGCTACCGAGGGTCCCTCTACTGCGCTCCAGATCGACGGGGCGTCCACGACCATTGCATTCACCGACCAGCTCCGCCCCGACGCGAGGGAGGCACTCGCCCAGCTCTCGCTGATGGGTGTCGAGAGCCGCGTGATTTCCGGCGACCGATCTTCCGCGGTCGACGCGCTCGCCGCGAAGCTCGGCATTGCCGGTCAGGGTGAAATACGCCCGGAGGGCAAGCTCGCCTTGCTGGAGGAACTGCGATCCCGCGGTCTTCACCCGTTGATGGTCGGTGACGGGATCAATGACGGCCCTGCCCTCGCCGCCGCCCATGCTTCCATCGCTCCCGGCACGGCGAGCGATGTCAGCCAGCAGGCCGCCGACGCAGTGTTCCTGGGCCGCGGGCTCATGCCTGTCGCCCATGCCGTGCGTGTGGCTCGGCGGACAATGAGCATCGTGCGGCAGAATTTCGGTTTCGCTATCGGCTACAATATCCTCGCCGTTCCACTCGCCCTGCTGGGCATGGTCACGCCGCTGATCGCCGCCATCGCCATGTCGCTGAGTTCGCTCGTGGTCGTCGGAAACTCCCTCCGCTTGGCGAAGGAAGGACGATGA
- the ccoS gene encoding cbb3-type cytochrome oxidase assembly protein CcoS, protein MNGLTFLIPIALGMGALGLAAFFWAMRDSQFEDLDGAAQRILIDDPEDQQ, encoded by the coding sequence ATGAACGGTCTCACCTTCCTGATCCCCATCGCGCTCGGCATGGGCGCTCTGGGCTTGGCAGCCTTCTTCTGGGCCATGCGCGATTCCCAGTTCGAGGATCTCGATGGCGCAGCGCAACGCATTCTGATCGACGATCCCGAGGACCAGCAATGA
- the hemN gene encoding oxygen-independent coproporphyrinogen III oxidase codes for MWPYHPDLLATPVPRYTSYPTAADFGEIATADYRAALKGAAGEVSLYLHIPFCEQICFYCGCNTGRANRRQRLESYLAALHTEIETVASLLPRGVRVGRIAFGGGSPNAISPGEFAILTDRLADHFDLSDPIISVELDPRTMSRDWAAALGAAGVTRASLGVQTFAPHCQTAIGREQSEDTILRTVDWLREAGVTSLNFDLMYGLPGQDMHDLEDTLHRTRVLGADRIALFGYAHVPHIVPRQKAIDATKLPGQRERFDMAAFGFSYLVTHGYAPVGFDHFARPGSDPLAHAAMSGKLRRNFQGFTDDPSDVLIGLGASAISSFPQMLAQNEKNGGRYRMIASQGQLAANRGILRTADDQRRGAIIEQLLCHGRARLDTSHLPAARERLAPFMERGLASIDDECLTIMADGLPYARTIAATFDRYRGETPGRFSTAV; via the coding sequence ATGTGGCCCTATCATCCCGACCTGCTCGCTACGCCCGTCCCGCGCTATACGAGCTATCCCACCGCCGCCGACTTTGGCGAAATCGCAACCGCCGACTACCGCGCAGCCCTCAAAGGAGCGGCAGGCGAGGTCTCGCTCTATTTGCATATCCCGTTTTGCGAACAGATCTGCTTCTACTGCGGCTGCAACACCGGGCGCGCCAATCGTCGCCAGCGCCTCGAATCCTACCTCGCGGCCCTGCACACGGAGATTGAGACCGTGGCTTCGTTGCTTCCACGGGGCGTGCGGGTTGGCCGCATAGCTTTCGGGGGCGGCAGTCCAAACGCAATTTCACCCGGCGAATTCGCTATTCTCACCGACCGCCTCGCCGATCATTTCGACCTTTCCGACCCGATCATTTCGGTGGAACTCGACCCAAGGACCATGAGCCGCGACTGGGCTGCCGCACTCGGGGCGGCGGGCGTCACTCGCGCAAGTCTCGGTGTGCAGACCTTCGCACCGCATTGCCAGACCGCCATCGGCCGGGAGCAATCGGAGGATACGATCCTGCGCACCGTCGACTGGCTGCGCGAGGCGGGTGTGACGTCGCTCAACTTCGATCTGATGTACGGTCTGCCAGGGCAGGACATGCACGATCTTGAAGACACCTTGCACCGCACACGCGTGCTCGGTGCCGACCGGATAGCACTCTTCGGTTATGCCCATGTGCCGCACATCGTGCCGCGCCAGAAGGCGATCGATGCGACCAAGCTTCCCGGCCAGAGGGAACGCTTCGACATGGCGGCCTTCGGCTTTTCCTACCTCGTCACCCACGGGTACGCACCGGTTGGCTTCGATCATTTCGCAAGGCCGGGCAGCGATCCGCTGGCGCACGCGGCCATGTCCGGCAAATTGCGTCGCAACTTCCAGGGATTCACCGACGACCCGAGCGATGTGCTCATCGGCTTGGGCGCATCGGCCATCAGCAGCTTCCCGCAGATGCTCGCACAAAACGAGAAGAACGGCGGTCGCTACCGCATGATCGCATCGCAAGGCCAGCTGGCGGCCAATCGTGGCATATTGCGGACCGCGGATGACCAGCGTCGCGGCGCGATCATCGAGCAGCTCCTGTGCCACGGCCGCGCAAGACTGGACACGAGCCACCTTCCTGCAGCCAGAGAGAGGCTGGCACCATTTATGGAGCGCGGCCTCGCATCGATCGACGATGAATGCCTGACCATTATGGCAGACGGACTCCCCTACGCTCGAACAATCGCTGCTACTTTCGACCGGTATCGCGGCGAAACGCCAGGCAGGTTCAGCACCGCAGTCTAG
- a CDS encoding TlpA family protein disulfide reductase, with protein MGEIDRNQAGALMPATTLRNLEGRELNLGALQGTPVLVNLWATWCAPCVKELPLIDALASDYDDRLHVITVSQDAKGAEVVGPFFAKGGYRYLESWMDPEANLGFALGGGSLPMTVLYDASGQEVWRVTGDFDWSSEEARAAIEQELLAD; from the coding sequence ATGGGCGAGATCGACCGAAACCAGGCAGGAGCGCTGATGCCTGCGACGACTTTAAGGAATCTCGAAGGGCGCGAGCTAAACCTCGGAGCACTCCAGGGCACACCCGTGCTTGTAAACCTATGGGCGACCTGGTGCGCGCCTTGCGTCAAGGAGCTCCCGCTGATCGATGCACTGGCATCCGACTACGACGATCGCTTGCACGTCATCACGGTGAGCCAAGACGCCAAGGGAGCAGAAGTGGTCGGACCGTTCTTTGCAAAGGGTGGGTATCGCTACCTTGAATCCTGGATGGATCCGGAAGCGAACCTAGGCTTTGCGCTGGGCGGTGGCTCGCTTCCCATGACCGTGCTCTACGACGCGTCTGGCCAAGAGGTCTGGCGCGTGACCGGCGATTTCGACTGGTCGAGCGAGGAGGCGAGGGCGGCGATTGAGCAGGAACTGCTGGCCGACTGA